From a single Magnetococcales bacterium genomic region:
- a CDS encoding branched-chain amino acid ABC transporter substrate-binding protein, producing MKRLEKYARGKGLARLVFALVFGCVASAQAGTVKIGVAGPLSGAQAAFGEQFWRGAEQAAKDINAQGGINGDTIELVKGDDACEPKQAVAVANRLVDFDHVTAVVGHFCSSSTIPAFEVYAEAGILSMTPASTNPMVTERGLSTVFRTCGRDDQQGVVGAEFVVKQLKAQRVAVLHDKDTYGQGLADSMKAHLATLGLKEVLYEGLTRGEKDFNALVTKLRSVKADAVYFGGLHSEAGPLVRQMREQGLNVPLISGDGIMSETFVTSAGGPKFVEGVFMTFGADPRKIPSGKTLVEQFRKGGYEPEGYTLYSYATMQAIAQAMRATQSREGVKLAAWLKANPVETVMGTKSWNAKGDLKISDYVMYRWTPAGKYEEVQ from the coding sequence CGGTGTGGCCGGTCCCCTGTCGGGCGCCCAGGCCGCCTTCGGTGAACAGTTCTGGCGCGGCGCCGAACAGGCCGCCAAGGATATCAACGCCCAGGGGGGCATCAACGGCGATACCATCGAACTGGTCAAGGGGGATGACGCCTGCGAACCCAAACAGGCCGTGGCCGTGGCCAACCGTTTGGTGGACTTCGATCACGTGACGGCGGTGGTGGGACATTTTTGTTCCTCTTCCACCATTCCGGCCTTCGAGGTCTACGCCGAGGCGGGCATTCTCTCCATGACCCCGGCCTCCACCAATCCCATGGTCACGGAACGGGGATTGTCCACGGTGTTTCGCACCTGTGGCCGGGATGACCAGCAGGGGGTGGTGGGGGCGGAGTTCGTGGTCAAACAGCTCAAGGCCCAGCGGGTGGCGGTGCTCCACGACAAGGATACCTATGGCCAGGGTCTGGCCGACTCCATGAAGGCCCATCTGGCCACCCTGGGACTCAAAGAGGTGCTGTACGAAGGCCTGACCCGGGGCGAGAAGGATTTCAACGCCCTGGTCACCAAACTGCGCTCGGTCAAGGCCGACGCGGTCTACTTCGGCGGTCTCCACAGCGAGGCCGGACCGCTGGTGCGTCAGATGCGGGAACAAGGACTCAACGTGCCCCTGATTTCCGGTGACGGCATCATGTCGGAAACTTTCGTCACCTCCGCGGGTGGACCCAAGTTCGTCGAGGGGGTCTTCATGACCTTCGGCGCCGATCCCCGCAAGATTCCCTCCGGCAAGACCCTGGTGGAACAGTTCCGCAAAGGAGGCTACGAGCCGGAAGGCTATACCCTCTACTCCTACGCCACCATGCAGGCCATCGCCCAGGCCATGCGCGCCACCCAGTCCCGGGAAGGGGTCAAACTGGCCGCCTGGCTGAAAGCCAATCCCGTGGAGACCGTCATGGGCACCAAGTCCTGGAACGCCAAGGGGGATTTGAAGATTTCGGACTACGTCATGTACCGCTGGACCCCGGCGGGCAAGTACGAAGAGGTTCAATAA
- a CDS encoding branched-chain amino acid ABC transporter permease LivH (LivHMGF is the membrane component of the LIV-I/LS branched-chain amino acid transporter), with protein MSFHILVQQAVNGLVLGSVYGLIAVGYTMVYGIIGMINFAHGDVYMIAAYLTAIFLAALTLLGIQSPPLIILLVLLLTIACTALYGWSVERIAYKPLRHSTRLAPLISAIGMSLILQNYVRLSQGARSQGTPTLIHGSLRLFENGPDQFVQITYAQILIVVTAVIGMALLWYWIQATAMGRACRAVQQDRIMAALLGVDTDRVISVVFVLGASMAAVAGTLVTFNYGSFDFFIGFVIGIKAFTAAVLGGIGSLPGAMLGGLVLGLAESIFSGFVNTDYKDVFAFSLLVLVLIFRPSGLLGHPEVEKV; from the coding sequence GTGAGTTTTCACATTCTCGTCCAGCAGGCGGTCAACGGGCTGGTCTTGGGATCGGTCTATGGCCTGATCGCCGTGGGCTATACCATGGTCTACGGCATCATCGGCATGATCAATTTCGCCCATGGCGATGTCTACATGATCGCCGCCTACCTGACCGCCATCTTTCTGGCGGCGCTGACCCTGCTGGGGATTCAGTCGCCGCCGTTGATCATCCTGCTGGTCTTGTTGCTGACCATCGCTTGCACCGCGCTGTATGGCTGGAGCGTGGAACGCATCGCCTACAAGCCCCTGCGCCACTCCACCCGTCTGGCCCCGCTGATTTCCGCCATCGGCATGTCATTGATTCTACAAAATTATGTCCGGTTATCCCAGGGGGCGCGCAGTCAGGGTACCCCCACGCTGATCCATGGCAGCCTGCGTCTGTTTGAAAACGGTCCCGATCAATTCGTCCAGATCACCTATGCCCAGATCCTGATCGTGGTCACCGCCGTGATCGGCATGGCTCTGCTGTGGTATTGGATCCAGGCCACCGCCATGGGACGGGCCTGTCGGGCGGTGCAACAGGATCGGATCATGGCGGCCTTGCTGGGCGTGGATACGGATCGGGTCATCTCCGTGGTCTTTGTGCTGGGGGCTTCCATGGCCGCCGTGGCGGGCACGTTGGTCACCTTCAATTATGGCTCCTTTGATTTTTTCATCGGGTTCGTCATCGGCATCAAGGCCTTCACCGCGGCGGTTCTGGGGGGAATCGGCTCCCTGCCCGGCGCCATGCTCGGGGGACTGGTGCTGGGATTGGCCGAGTCGATCTTTTCGGGTTTCGTCAATACCGACTACAAGGATGTGTTCGCCTTTTCGCTGCTGGTCTTGGTGTTGATCTTTCGACCCAGCGGTTTGTTGGGCCATCCTGAAGTGGAGAAGGTGTGA
- the livM gene encoding high-affinity branched-chain amino acid ABC transporter permease LivM gives MGSVLREALLTGLIALLLFAPLTGVSLSGYTLEGHWQRPLWLAGWVVLGRFALGWLLSRRRHVVAHARPHRRPSLLASWIEAHRTFLLLAMFVVALILPWFIGKYWLNVAILAWIYVLLALGLNIVVGLAGLLDLGFVAFYAVGAYGYALGFKYLDLSFWTALPFGALLAACFGVMLGFPVLRMHGDYLAIVTLGFGEIIRLVLNNWMEFTGGPNGVRVPFPSFFGIEFGRKAQPGHVTVHEYFNVPFSNEYRDIFLYLLLMIVVGGLVFVIRRLRRMPLGRNWEALREDEIACRSLGLQPVMVKLSAFGLGAMTGGVGGVFFAASQGFVNPTSFTFMESAHILAIVILGGMGSTAGVIVAAVILTVLPEALRDFAEYRGLLFGCAMVLMMVWRPRGLMGARRARFDRSGVA, from the coding sequence ATGGGGTCTGTACTCCGGGAGGCGTTGCTCACCGGATTGATCGCCTTGCTGCTGTTCGCGCCTCTGACCGGGGTTTCCCTCTCCGGATATACCCTGGAAGGCCACTGGCAGCGCCCCTTGTGGCTGGCGGGCTGGGTGGTTCTGGGTCGGTTTGCGCTGGGGTGGTTGCTTTCCCGCAGGCGCCACGTGGTGGCTCACGCCAGACCGCACAGGAGGCCTTCCCTTCTGGCCTCCTGGATCGAGGCCCATCGGACTTTTTTGCTGCTGGCGATGTTCGTCGTGGCCCTGATCCTGCCCTGGTTCATCGGCAAATATTGGCTCAACGTGGCCATCCTCGCCTGGATCTATGTATTGCTGGCTTTGGGGCTGAATATCGTGGTGGGGCTGGCGGGCTTGCTGGATCTGGGGTTTGTGGCCTTTTACGCGGTGGGAGCCTATGGTTATGCCTTGGGTTTCAAGTATCTGGATTTGAGCTTCTGGACCGCGTTGCCCTTTGGCGCGCTGCTGGCGGCTTGTTTCGGGGTGATGTTGGGCTTTCCGGTGTTGCGCATGCACGGGGATTATCTGGCCATCGTCACCTTGGGGTTCGGGGAGATCATCCGGCTGGTGCTCAACAACTGGATGGAGTTCACCGGTGGTCCCAATGGGGTACGGGTGCCGTTTCCGTCATTTTTCGGCATCGAGTTTGGCCGCAAGGCCCAGCCGGGACATGTCACGGTGCATGAATACTTCAATGTGCCTTTTTCCAACGAATACCGGGACATCTTTTTGTATCTGCTGTTGATGATCGTGGTGGGGGGGTTGGTGTTCGTCATCCGGCGTCTGCGGCGCATGCCCCTGGGGCGCAACTGGGAGGCGTTGCGGGAGGATGAAATCGCCTGTCGCTCTCTGGGCTTGCAACCGGTGATGGTCAAACTGTCGGCCTTCGGCCTGGGAGCCATGACCGGTGGGGTGGGCGGGGTGTTCTTCGCCGCCTCCCAGGGGTTTGTCAATCCCACCTCCTTCACCTTCATGGAGTCGGCCCACATTCTGGCCATCGTCATTCTCGGGGGCATGGGTTCCACCGCCGGGGTGATTGTCGCGGCGGTGATCCTGACGGTCCTGCCCGAGGCGTTGCGGGATTTCGCCGAATATAGGGGGTTGTTGTTCGGCTGCGCCATGGTCTTGATGATGGTCTGGCGTCCCCGCGGTTTGATGGGCGCCCGGCGCGCCCGGTTTGATCGTTCCGGGGTGGCCTGA
- a CDS encoding ATP-binding cassette domain-containing protein, whose protein sequence is MASLLTVHDLTMRFGGVLALNGVGFDVRRGSVTALIGPNGAGKTTVFNCLTGFYRPSSGAIRLTDADGVAVDLIEILGGPFRRQDLVSPRAFGRRLYYKMFGGAALAARAGVVRTFQNIRLFKEMTAFENLLVAQRARVNNNLVAGLLSTRAYRDAEAEAVERAWYWLDFFRLADEGNRLAGELAYGRQRRLEIARAMCVGPRLLCLDEPAAGLNPNETRELSEWILSLRRGHGVTVCLIEHDMGLVMEISDQVVVLDHGQVIASGRPEKVRDNPVVLEAYLGVPEEEGS, encoded by the coding sequence ATGGCCTCCTTGCTGACGGTCCACGATCTGACCATGCGGTTTGGGGGGGTGCTGGCCTTGAACGGTGTCGGCTTCGATGTGCGGCGTGGCAGCGTCACCGCGCTCATCGGACCCAATGGGGCGGGCAAGACCACGGTGTTCAATTGCCTGACCGGATTTTATCGTCCCAGCTCCGGTGCGATCCGTTTGACGGACGCGGATGGGGTGGCGGTGGATTTGATCGAAATTCTGGGGGGACCGTTCCGGCGCCAGGATTTGGTCTCTCCAAGGGCTTTCGGGCGGCGACTGTATTACAAGATGTTTGGCGGCGCGGCGCTGGCGGCGCGGGCCGGGGTGGTGCGGACCTTTCAGAACATTCGTCTCTTCAAGGAGATGACCGCTTTTGAAAATCTTCTGGTGGCCCAGCGCGCCCGGGTGAACAACAATCTGGTCGCCGGACTGCTTTCCACCCGCGCCTATCGGGACGCGGAGGCCGAGGCGGTGGAACGGGCTTGGTATTGGTTGGACTTTTTTCGTCTGGCCGATGAGGGCAATCGTTTGGCCGGGGAGTTGGCCTATGGGCGGCAGCGGCGTTTGGAGATTGCCCGGGCCATGTGCGTGGGACCGCGTTTGTTGTGTCTGGATGAACCGGCAGCCGGACTCAATCCCAACGAAACCCGGGAGTTGTCCGAATGGATTCTTTCCTTGCGGCGCGGTCATGGGGTGACGGTCTGTCTGATCGAACACGACATGGGGTTGGTGATGGAGATTTCCGATCAGGTGGTGGTGTTGGATCATGGTCAGGTGATCGCCTCGGGTCGGCCGGAAAAGGTGCGGGACAACCCGGTGGTGCTGGAGGCCTACCTGGGGGTGCCCGAGGAGGAGGGGTCGTGA
- a CDS encoding ABC transporter ATP-binding protein, translating into MLELRGVDVAHGRSAVLHGVSLTVGRGEIVTLIGANGAGKSTLLMAIFGLPSASRGEVLFDGQEITRLPTHRIARLGLAQVPEGRRIFPGMTVLENLVMGSMVGEKDEAALARIYALFPILRERGGQRAGTLSGGEQQMLAIGRALMSRPRILLLDEPSLGLAPLMIRRIFQALREIVAEGTTLFLVEQNANQALRLADRGYVLVNGRIVLEGSGMALLADPEVRRAYLGGH; encoded by the coding sequence ATTTTGGAGTTGCGTGGCGTGGATGTGGCCCATGGACGCAGTGCGGTGTTGCACGGGGTGTCGTTGACCGTGGGAAGAGGGGAGATCGTGACCCTGATCGGGGCCAACGGCGCGGGGAAATCGACGTTGCTGATGGCGATTTTCGGTCTTCCATCCGCATCCCGGGGGGAGGTGTTGTTCGATGGTCAGGAGATCACCCGACTGCCCACCCATCGCATCGCCCGGTTGGGCCTGGCCCAGGTGCCGGAGGGCCGACGGATCTTTCCGGGCATGACCGTGCTGGAGAATCTGGTCATGGGGTCCATGGTCGGGGAAAAGGACGAGGCGGCCCTGGCGCGGATTTACGCCTTGTTTCCCATTTTGCGGGAGCGCGGTGGCCAGCGGGCCGGAACCCTTTCCGGGGGCGAACAACAGATGCTGGCCATCGGACGGGCGTTGATGAGCCGTCCGCGCATTCTGTTGCTGGATGAACCCAGTCTGGGTTTGGCGCCATTGATGATCCGGCGGATCTTTCAGGCGTTGCGGGAGATCGTGGCGGAGGGAACCACCTTGTTTCTGGTGGAGCAGAACGCCAACCAGGCGTTGCGGCTGGCGGACCGGGGGTATGTGCTGGTCAACGGGCGGATTGTGTTGGAGGGGAGCGGTATGGCGTTGCTGGCGGATCCCGAGGTGCGGCGGGCCTATTTGGGGGGGCATTGA
- a CDS encoding BrnA antitoxin family protein, whose product MHNTPDPEKIDAENPEWSDAPFHQARPAQEVLTTLFPQSVIDDLLPPKRGRPCKDHPKQSLNIRLSPDVITSFRDTGKGWQTRIDNALREWLATHGQCPPK is encoded by the coding sequence ATGCACAACACACCCGATCCTGAAAAAATCGATGCCGAAAACCCCGAATGGTCCGATGCACCCTTTCACCAAGCCCGGCCCGCTCAAGAGGTACTCACCACACTGTTCCCCCAAAGCGTGATCGATGACCTGCTGCCTCCCAAACGGGGCAGACCGTGCAAAGACCATCCCAAGCAATCCCTCAACATCCGTCTCTCCCCGGATGTGATCACCTCATTCCGCGACACCGGCAAAGGTTGGCAAACCCGCATCGACAACGCCTTGCGGGAGTGGCTCGCCACCCATGGTCAATGCCCCCCCAAATAG
- a CDS encoding phosphatidylglycerophosphatase A — MTRRLALWLATFFGSGYLPKAPGTWGTVAAVPLAMVSQSLGTTWSWIILGSVCVLGVWSAGVASRVVQREDPPEVVIDEVAGFLLAMIVAPLGWGWMLGGFVFFRLFDIFKPWPVDALERLPGGWGIMADDLAAGAYAGLCLFWIARIGLP, encoded by the coding sequence ATGACCCGGCGATTGGCACTCTGGTTGGCCACCTTTTTTGGTTCCGGCTATCTGCCCAAGGCTCCCGGAACCTGGGGTACGGTGGCCGCCGTGCCGCTGGCCATGGTTTCCCAGTCCCTGGGAACCACCTGGTCCTGGATCATCCTGGGGAGCGTGTGTGTGCTGGGGGTGTGGAGCGCCGGGGTGGCCAGTCGGGTGGTGCAGCGGGAGGATCCGCCCGAGGTGGTGATCGATGAAGTGGCCGGTTTTTTGCTTGCCATGATCGTCGCGCCCCTGGGTTGGGGTTGGATGTTGGGGGGATTTGTGTTTTTTCGTCTTTTCGACATCTTCAAACCGTGGCCTGTGGATGCCCTCGAACGTCTGCCGGGAGGCTGGGGCATCATGGCGGATGATCTGGCCGCCGGGGCGTATGCCGGATTGTGCCTCTTTTGGATCGCCAGGATTGGGTTGCCATGA
- a CDS encoding CinA family protein, with protein sequence MGEEFKARVRAGLGNRIQSYTPRPVEELLGERLIKSGLKVTTAESCTGGLIAARLSAIPGASSYLDMGLVSYANAVKQQWLGVDTALLETHGVVSREVAMAMAVGAIQASGADLSVAVTGIAGPDGGTPGKPVGTVHLAVRDRQGQTLEHRGFYVGNRDRVRWQASQTALHLLRRMVTAQGQEKP encoded by the coding sequence ATGGGGGAGGAGTTCAAGGCCCGGGTCCGGGCCGGACTGGGCAATCGCATTCAGTCGTACACCCCCCGTCCTGTGGAAGAGTTGCTGGGAGAGCGGTTGATCAAGTCCGGCCTGAAGGTGACCACGGCGGAATCATGTACCGGCGGCTTGATCGCTGCCCGGTTGTCGGCGATTCCGGGGGCGTCGTCTTATCTGGATATGGGACTGGTCAGTTATGCCAATGCCGTCAAACAGCAGTGGCTGGGCGTGGATACGGCGCTGCTGGAAACCCACGGAGTGGTCAGTCGCGAAGTGGCCATGGCCATGGCGGTGGGGGCCATTCAGGCCAGTGGCGCGGACTTGTCTGTGGCGGTGACCGGCATCGCCGGACCGGATGGAGGAACCCCCGGCAAACCCGTGGGCACGGTTCATCTGGCGGTGCGTGATCGTCAGGGGCAAACGTTGGAACACCGTGGATTTTACGTCGGCAACCGGGATCGGGTGCGTTGGCAGGCGAGTCAAACCGCCTTGCACCTGCTGCGGCGGATGGTGACGGCTCAAGGACAGGAGAAACCGTGA